From the genome of Tachysurus vachellii isolate PV-2020 chromosome 2, HZAU_Pvac_v1, whole genome shotgun sequence, one region includes:
- the LOC132857754 gene encoding uncharacterized protein LOC132857754: MKQLYTVPFERNSERVKELRRQYVQRVMELKANQAPHEFIYIDEAGFNLSKRRRRGRNIIGKRATVDVPGQRGANITMCAAMANAGLLLHRCQVGPYNTERLLAFLNDLHQRLVPEQDQEGENMRTFVITWDNVAFHHSQAITAWFEVHPRLVSLFLPPYSPFLNQFFSAWRWKVYDHQPHDQMSLLEAMDAGCRDITVQDWQGWIRHTKRFYPSCIALDDIRCDVDENMWPNHEDRRD; the protein is encoded by the exons ATGAAGCAGCTCTACACTGTTCCCTTTGAGAggaacagtgagagagtcaAGGAGCTACGACGACAATATGTCCag agagttATGGAATTGAAGGCCAACCAGGCCCctcatgaattcatttacatagatgAGGCAGGATTCAATTTATCCAAAAGGCGTCGACGTGGACGaaatataattggaaaaagGGCCACAGTTGATGTGCCAGGACAGAGAGGGGCAAACATTACCATGTGTGCAGCAATGGCAAATGCAGGATTACTCCTTCACAGATGTCAGGTTGGACCCTATAATACCGAGCGCCTCCTTGCCTTTCTCAATGATCTCCACCAGCGCCTGGTACCAGAGCAGGATCAGGAGGGTGAAAACATGAGGACCTTTGTAATTACCTGGGACAATGTTGCTTTCCATCATTCGCAAGCAATAACAGCATGGTTTGAAGTCCACCCAAGACTGGTAAGTCTCTTCCTTCCACCCTATTCACCTTTCCTCAACCAGTTCTTTtctgcatggaggtggaaggtttaTGACCATCAGCCACATGACCAGATGTCCCTCCTTGAAGCCATGGATGCTGGCTGCAGGGACATCACAGTTCAAGATTGGCAAGGGTGGATCCGACATACCAAGCGGTTTTATCCCAGCTGCATCGCCTTGGATGATATCAGATGTGATGTTGACGAAAACATGTGGCCGAACCATGAAGATCGCAGGGATTAG